Genomic DNA from Brassica rapa cultivar Chiifu-401-42 chromosome A04, CAAS_Brap_v3.01, whole genome shotgun sequence:
CGATTGATTTTACAAGAGGTAAAAAACCAGTTTTgttttttatcttatataaatttatatgcccttatacattattttatacagatttataaattattttggttGTTTATACAACTTTATAAACCTgaattcttttttgttttatgaactGATGAGCTTTTGAAAAAAacgatttataaatctttataacttttaaatacTCCTTTATATATCTTAAACTCATTTGATTTCACAAGAGGTAAAAAAACCAGTTTTAATAAGGTCTTATAAAGCTACTAAGATATAACTTTTGTAATAAaccattttgtttttattttataagaggTTATAAACTATTTGTAATAATGTGTTATAAAGCTACTGAAATACAAATTTACCATTGAACTTTCTAAATTTAAGCAAAGCCATAAATCCAAGTCATAAACTCATAATACTCATAATACTCAGAACAAACAAAGTTTACCAAACACGCATAAAACAGATAGTTGTTCACACATAACAATAAGCAAGCGATAAAGTTTTTGTTCATTCCCACATTAGTATTCATTGTAATTCCGAGAAGATATCAACCGCCAACTTTTCTCGGATGATTGCAATTTTTTCTTCACTCAGCTTTGTCAAGTCCACTATACGCATTGCATGGCACTCTATCAGCTTCAATGCATAAACTCCACTGTCTTCTATTTTAAGAACCttaaacaaaaatgttttagtaatatattagcagataaattataatataagttaTTTGATCTTAAGAACCTCGATACAAATCTAACATGAAGATTTATAAGCAGTTATAAAGATGTTACCTGTGGGAAACCTTCAGATACAATTTTTATCGAGAACTTGCGTGTATCCATGCTGACATCTTTGAAGAAGTTGCGAATCATGAATGGGAGAGCCATCGCATATGCATTAACGTAAGGGACCAAACTCGCATCTGTGAACTTCATTGCTGCACAATTGAATGCTGTGATACTTCTCTTCTCCAAGTTGACTACAACTCCAAGCCAATATTTCTCTGCTACTGCAATGGCCGAATAGAGAAAATTGATATTTTTCTCTATGTTGTACTTATCAAAACCTGTTCCAAATTGGAAACTTTTCTTGTCATCTAAAAACTCATCATAAAGCTCATCTATTTCTTCAAGAAACTTCACTCCAACAACTAAGGCAGTTTTGTTCAGAAACAAATCTGGATTGTTTATCTGTCTCAGTTTCAGCATCTCAAAACCTGCTTCAATatgctgaaacaaaaaaaaacaaatattcagAAAAGCGATCATATAGTTTTATAAAGaagattaatataaatttataagggATTATAAAGAATTTTTGTTCAAATATAGCCTAACCGTTTTTGAAAGCTTTTTTCCCGGTGTTTCAATATCTGAAAACCACTTTGCGGTTACTATCTCTTGATTGATTCTCAGTTTCCTACATTGTACACTCATACTTATTATATAGGTATCTAGTTTCACCTCAtgaaatatatagttttttataaaataaaatcttactttttttgtttgacatttTCCATTCTctcatcttttcttttcttgttttatcAACTGGCTCAAAAGGATGGATAATCGGATGTTTCTTCCTTGCTCCTGTAAACGGTGGCTGTGTATGAATGGATCGTATTTGACCTCTTTCACTTCTTCTTAGTGGAACATTATATGTATCAGTTTTAATCTTCTTTTGAAGTGGAGGCTCAATATCTTCGTTTACCtacagacaaaaaaaattagtttttgcaAAGGGTTATTATgtctataaaataaatcaatattcATAAAGTTTGGAAAACAAACCTGGCTGTCTTGTTGTACCAAtctctttttaattttcattagaGTTTGGAAATCAGGAATCTCACAAACATCTCTCATAAGAACCTGATTCATGCAAATTGTTTAAGAGGCCTTTATCGATcatgaaatattttataaagctttataaaaTACCTCATTTGTACCCTTTCCACTACGACTTTCTTGGGAAAGGAGATCAAACTTAGGAGACATAAATGTTGGAGTAGGCGATGTAACCtgcaaacaaaatatttgaaaattagatGTTTATGATATATACATTAAACTTTACAAGGCCttataaaactatattaatTTTGTACCCTTGTATCAAAGTTATGAGTATTGAATGTTGGAGTAGGCGACATAACctacaaaagaaataagaaattcAATTTGCCAAGCactaaatcaaaaaatttataaacctttatatcCTAGTTTAGATTCATACCTGCGATGTTTGTTTCAAGCAACtttctgattcaagtttttCTGTGTCTTCGTCTTGAGTGATTTTTTGTGTAGTCTCATTTTCCCCAAGTATATTCTCTTCTTCCCTTAGATGATATGTACCAGATTTTGCTTCTTCATCACATATCTCTTCTTCACTTTCATCATCTTGTGCACTTTTTTTATCACCAGagtttgcttcttcatcaattgtatcttcttcattttcattaGCTTGTGCACTTCTTCTATCACCAGAACTAGCTCCATTCTCACAATCTTCTTTGTTTGGTGAACCGtcattaaacttcaaaaaagtGAAATCGTTAGAGAGAGAATAACACGTGAAATTTGATAAATAATTGGTAAAATTCAATTGCTTACCTTAACTCCTAAAGTATTCTGGATCACTAATACTCGCTTATCCAAATTACGAACCATTTGGATAAGCTTATCAAGTTTCTCGCTGTCAGACATGGAATgatcttcatctttcttttccttttcatcttttttttcctcttcatcttcgCTATGGTTCAGATCTTCACCATGATCTCCATCTTTGTCGTTTGTGTTGCGCTTTTGACCTATATCTTCTGTTGCAACAAACATATCCACAAAACCTTGCACCCAATCGTTTCTCTTCATTTTGtatccttgttgaactagtTTCACAACACTGTGAAAGTCAGCATCTTCTATATGTGTTGCCCCCACCAAATGTTTGTATTCCTCACCCAATCCAATCACTGTGTTAACCTCAACCTgtagaataaataaaacaaatctcTGTAAGcctcatatatataaatttataagtccttataaaactatatttacAATCCTTTATATATAAACGTCACATTTACAATCCCTACAAGACACCGATTTGTGGACCTTTTCAAGGAGTCTCTACAAATCCATTTTTCAAACTAtacaatacaaatatatttatagatGTTTATAAAACTCACATTGTTTTTCTTCTCCAGCTCTAACACTTCAGTTATTGTCGGAGTGCTTGTTGAGTCCCAATGTAGACACAATGGATCTGAAGAAGAGGATGTCTCGCATGGTTTTACCAAAGATTTACCAAGCACATTCACTGATGACATTGCCCACAAATTTATGGCTAGCGTAAAACCCTTCACTTCATAACTATCTTCTGCCCAGGAACTTACACTCAAACTTTTTACACTTCTCATCAAGATTTTATAAGCAATTTTACCCCAAGCCACCTTGGGTAAGCGATAGTTCATATAACGCATCAACCTGTCTTTTGGG
This window encodes:
- the LOC103863887 gene encoding uncharacterized protein LOC103863887 isoform X1; the protein is MENVKQKKKLRINQEIVTAKWFSDIETPGKKLSKTHIEAGFEMLKLRQINNPDLFLNKTALVVGVKFLEEIDELYDEFLDDKKSFQFGTGFDKYNIEKNINFLYSAIAVAEKYWLGVVVNLEKRSITAFNCAAMKFTDASLVPYVNAYAMALPFMIRNFFKDVSMDTRKFSIKIVSEGFPQVLKIEDSGVYALKLIECHAMRIVDLTKLSEEKIAIIREKLAVDIFSELQ
- the LOC103863887 gene encoding uncharacterized protein LOC103863887 isoform X2, with translation MENVKQKKKLRINQEIVTAKWFSDIETPGKKLSKTHIEAGFEMLKLRQINNPDLFLNKTALVVGVKFLEEIDELYDEFLDDKKSFQFGTGFDKYNIEKNINFLYSAIAVAEKYWLGVVVNLEKRSITAFNCAAMKFTDASLVPYVNAYAMALPFMIRNFFKDVSMDTRKFSIKIVSEGS
- the LOC103863887 gene encoding uncharacterized protein LOC103863887 isoform X3, encoding MSPTPTFNTHNFDTRVTSPTPTFMSPKFDLLSQESRSGKGTNEVLMRDVCEIPDFQTLMKIKKRLVQQDSQVNEDIEPPLQKKIKTDTYNVPLRRSERGQIRSIHTQPPFTGARKKHPIIHPFEPVDKTRKEKMREWKMSNKKTY